A stretch of Camelina sativa cultivar DH55 chromosome 18, Cs, whole genome shotgun sequence DNA encodes these proteins:
- the LOC104760169 gene encoding 50S ribosomal protein L19-2, chloroplastic: MATSSHLLPQALHMIPRIPSSSSKNFGVSSFLPRASSVSSKLSVSRVFLSHSGSNFGFPIDSKKRREFIAKAEESTEGETEPVVENAVETVAEGEGEPNVAEEAKPPRKTRVKLGDVMGILNKKAIEVSEKVRPVPELRTGDIVEIKLEVPENRRRLSIYKGIIMSRQNAGIHTTIRIRRIIAGIGVEIVFPIYSPNIKEIKVVSHRKVRRARLYYLRDKLPRLSTFK; this comes from the exons ATGGCGACGagctctcatcttcttcctcag GCATTGCATATGATACCGAGAATCCCTAGCTCCTCGTCGAAGAATTTTGGGGTTTCTTCATTTCTACCACGAGCTTCATCGGTCAGCTCAAAGCTTTCAGTTTCTCGGGTTTTTCTCAGTCACTCCGGTTCAAATTTTGGTTTCCCCATCGATTCCAAGAAGAGAAGGGAGTTTATTGCTAAAGCTGAAGAGAGTACCGAAGGCGAAACTGAGCCAGTTGTGGAGAATGCTGTTGAAACTGTAGCggaaggagaaggagaaccCAATGTTGCGGAGGAAGCTAAACCACCGAGGAAGACTAGAGTCAAGCTCGGAGATGTCATGGGG ATACTAAACAAGAAAGCTATTGAGGTTTCAGAGAAAGTAAGGCCGGTTCCTGAGCTTAGGACTGGGGACATTGTAGAAATCAAACTG GAGGTTCCTGAGAACAGACGTAGGCTATCTATCTACAAAGGTATAATAATGTCTAGACAAAATGCAGGCATCCACACTACTATTCGTATCAGGAGGATAATTGCTGGCATTGGTGTTGAAATCGTCTTTCCTAt ATACTCTCCAAACATAAAGGAGATAAAAGTGGTAAGCCACAGGAAAGTGAGAAGAGCAAGACTGTACTATCTGAGGGACAAACTTCCTCGTCTCTCAACTTTTAAAtga